Genomic DNA from Nitrospira sp.:
GCCGTGAAAATGCGCTCACGCTTGGGTGGCCACGTTTCCGGGCATGGGGCCGGATTCTGATCGTTTGGGGAGGGTGAGGGCCGCCTGAATTGTGTGAAGCATCGCTCCGGTGTCGACCGGCTCCAATAAACAGTAGTCGATATGCAGTTCGCGCACGACGCGCTGGAATTTTTCCCCTTCGAGCGCAGGGTTGTGGAGGGTAGCCGCGACGATCAGGCGGGCCGTCGGAAATGCCTTTCGAAGCTCAACGAGATCCTCCGGGCCTTGATCGTCATCGGCGACCAGACGCGCGATGACCAGATCGAGTTTGGAGGAGAAAGATTGCGTGCAGGCCGTTTGCCAGTTAGCGCTATACTGAACGAAATGTTCAATTCCAGGCAGGGCCAGCTTGATCAGCCGTTGGAGATTGGAGTCGGCGTTGATGATCAGAATATTGGCCATAGTCCCTCGATGCGAGCCGATGCCGGAGAGAGCAATGTCAGCCTGTATGGCTTGTGCCAGTTTCGCACTTGCCGTCCGTGTTTCGCGCACGCAAGGATGTAAAGATCAGCCTCCTTTCGCATTCAATACGATCAGACCAGTTGTTGGTCTAAGGCATACCGAATCAATTCTGCCGTGGTTCTCATGCCGAGTTTGATGAGTAGTCGGGATCGGTAGGTGCTCACGGTTTTGATGCTGAGGTTCAGATGTTCGGCAATTTCTGTTAAGCGTCGGCCTTGGGCAATCCATTGAAGGACTTCGATTTCCCGATCCGATAGTCCGGCCGGCAAGGTGTTCGCATAAGGCGGATTTCGGTTGGAGAATCCCTCCTGCTGCTGGTCGGTGTGAGGCGACGGGACATAACTGCCGCCGTGCAGAATGCGTGAAACCGCCGCGCGGAGCTCTTCCGGCCCGGTTTCCTTCGTCAGATATCCAAGCGCGCCGGCTCGGACCGCACGTGAAGCATAATGTTCCTCGGAATAGATGCTGACGACCAGTACGGGCAGGCCCGGTTGCATGGACTTAAGAATGCGCAACACCTCCAGGCCCGGCATATCAGGTAAGTTCAAGTCCAGAATGACGAGGTCCCACTCGGCCGAGCGAATCTGTTCAATCGCATGGTGGGCAGTACCCGTTTCCGCGATGTACGGCGTGTGCCCGTCTCCCGACAGAAAGTCCTGCAGAAATTCTTTCAGCCCGCGTCGGAGAAGTGCGTGGTCATCGGCGAGCAAAATCCTGAGCGTACTTTTGACGGTCGGCGATTCATCTAAGACGTTCACGGTCAGCATGTCTCTCTGGGTGCGGTGCAAAGCCCGGTTGTGCGTCGGCACAAGGGCCCTTGTCGAAGGAGCCAAGTCCGGCAATCAGTCAGAGGGGGATGGGCGTTTGGGGGCCGGTCAGAAACTAGGATGGTCACGTCGTCATGCCCCTTCATGGTCGCCTAGTCGTGGAGTCTAACCATGGCATCGACAGGGACAGGCTCAGGATCGATTGACCCCCATATAGCTGGAGGTTTCAGGCCAGACCTACGATGCGCTCGCCCCACGTGCTCAGCCGGTTCATCTACTGGAGCAGTATCACACTCAATTCAGGTATGTCGATCTAACCCCATGAGAAGTAACATCTTCTTCGGGATATTCTTAGAGCTAAAATATCCTGTTATGGCCCTAGGTATATTGCTGGGATGGGCTATCCGCGATTGGGGAATCTTTGCCGGGGCTAAAAGGGGCTAACTATTAGAGACGGTACAAGTCCCCATACTTTTTCTCCAGATAACGCAAGAAAGGCTCCGGAGTGACCCCGCTGCCCGTAACGCGGCGGGCAAGGTGGTCGGGGGTGAACATGCGTCCCCAACGATGAATTTTTTGCTCAAGCCAGCGCCGGAGCGGGAGAAGCTGCCCTGCCGCAATCTCTTCTTCCAGTTGAGGCAGTTCCAGCTTGGCCTGCTCGAAAAACTGCACTGAATAGAGGTTCCCCAATGTATAGGTGGGGAAATACCCGAATGCCCCCATTGACCAATGCACATCCTGCAGGACGCCTTCGGCATCTCGTTCCGGCACGATTCCCAAATAGGACTGCATTTTTTCGTTCCAGAGGCCAGGTAAATCATCAGGTTGCGCACGCTGTTCAATCAAAGCCTGTTCGATTTCCACGCGCAGCATGATGTGCAAGTTATACGTCAATTCATCGGCCTCGACGCGAATCAGAGAAGGGGTGGCTCGGTTGATGGCCGCATAGAACTGATCAAGGGGCACGCCTCCCAATTCGGGGGAAAATGTCTGTTGGAGAATCGGATAAAAACAGTGCCAAAAGGCGTGTGATCTGCCCACGCAGTTTTCCCAGAGACGGGACTGGCTTTCATGGAAACCGAGCGAGACGGACTCTCCGAGGGGCGAGCCGTAATAGCGAGGATCCAGGCCTTGGTCGTACAAACCATGTCCGCCTTCATGAATGCAGCTGAATAGACATGACGGCAAATCGTGTTCGAAGACTCGGGTGGTGACGCGGACGTCAGATGGATGAAAGGAGGTGGTAAAGGGATGGGCAGAGAGGTCAAGCCGGCCACGCTCGAAATCATATCCCATGGCGACGAGGACAAGTCGCCCGAACTCGATTTGCCTGGCCTGATCGAAACGTTGATGGAGGCAGCTGTTGTCGATGGTCACCGTGCTGGCTTGTACCTTCTTCAGGAGCGGTACCAGCCGTGCTCGCAATTCGGTCAACAAAGGCGTCAGTTGTGCGATCGTCGCGCCCGGCTCGTAGGTGTCTAGGAGTGCGTCATAGGGAGAGTCTCGATATCCGAGGTATTCGGCTTCTTCGCGTTTCAGGTTGATGATTGTTCTCAGGGAGGGTAAGAATTTGGAGAAACGACTCTCTTCTCGTGCCGCGACCCAAGCCTGTTGGGCCAACGAACATTCGCGGCTCAGCCGGACGACAAAAGCGGAAGGGAGCTTTTTGGCTCGACTGAAGTCCCGCCAGGTTTCACGTAACAAGGAACGCGAGGGTTCATCCCAGCCCTCGGCGGCCTGGCCAGTGGCAGGGTCGACCCAGCCGGCGAGGAGCGTGTCGACCTCGGGTGACACAAATTTCTCGTGCGCGAGGCCCTCCAGCGTGGCAATCTGTTCGGCACGTGCCGTTCCGCCTCCGGCAGGCATGTAGGTTTCCTGGTCCCACGAGAGGACTGAGGCCGCGCTCTGGATACGGCGGATTTCAAGGAGGCGCTGGGTCAACGGTTCCAATGTTGCCAAAGTCTTCACGTGCTGAACCTCTTCTGTCGGGAATGTCCGTGGTATGATTCGCAACCGGGCGAATTGTCGCACAAGTCTCTCGTGGAGTGAAACTCATGGCTGATCTCGTGTTACCCGACATTGAAAGCTATGCTGCGGCCTGTTCCCAGCCGGAAACCTCTGTCCGTCAGAAATTGCGGGAGGAAACCGAGCGCACAATGGAGTCTGCGCGGATGCTGGTGGGGCCGCTTGAAGGCGCATTTCTTCACCTGATGACCCGCCTGGTGCGGGCTGAGCGAGTATTGGAAATCGGCATGTTTACCGGGTATAGCGCGCTGTGTTTTGCCGAAGCCCTGCCCGAGCAGGGCCGTGTGGTGACGTGTGAGGTAGATGAGGCATCGGCCGCCGTGGCTCGCCGGTTTTTTGCCCAGTCGCCGCATGGACGAAAAATTGACATTCGCATGGGCCAGGCCCTGGACACCATGGCGAATCTGACCGGGCGCTTCGATGTCATCTTTATCGATGCGGACAAGGTGAACTATGTGCATTATTACCGTCGCGCTATGGAGTTGCTGTCACCACGCGGCGTGATCTTGATCGACAACGTGCTATGGGATGGCGATGTCCTGTTGAATCCACCACCGGATGACCGTACCGCAGCCATTCAGGAACTCAATCGGATCGTTGCGGCCGATGCGCGTGTGACGGCTGTGCTGGCGACCATTCGCGACGGGATATGGGTGATTACCCCACAATCCCGTAATTAGCCGGTCGCTGGTATGCCACTGGGTCAGCAAGCAAGCCAAGGGAGACACTCAGCGGATGGATAAACCATCAGCACCGGCCGCCTATGCAGCCCTCACGACGTCTGCGCTGGTGTGGGGAGGCTCGATCGTTGGGCAGAAGCTTGCGCTCGGGGCATTTTCCGCTGTGGAGACTTCGTTGCTGCGTGGCCTCGGCGCACTGATGATCCTCATCCCACTCTGGTGGTGGACGGAAGGTGGTCGGACGACCCTGACTGCCCGTGACCTGCAGGTGTTGTCCCTTCTGGGTCTCGGCGTACTGGGCAACCATCTGCTGACGTTGTTTGGGCTTCGGTATGTCGGTGCAGCCACTGCCGGAGTGATCATCGGTGCGAGCCCCGCTATCACGGCGCTGTTATCTTCGCTCCTGGTCCGCGACGTTCCTTTTCAAGCAGTGGCGGGTGGTTGTGCCGTTTCATTCGCCGGTGTGGCGCTGGTTTCCGGAATCGGGGGAAATGCCCCGGCCGGCGACAATCCCTGGCTCGGTGGCACATTGGTGCTGTTGGGGTTGGTGAGCTGGGCGCTCTATTCGATCGGCGGTCGGCAGGTCATGGAACGCCTGTCCCCGCTCACAGTCAACTGGACGACGTTGCTCTTGTCCCTGGTACTGCAGGTCCCTTTACTGTGGAGCGACCAGAAACTGTTAGTCACCGGTACGAGTGTCGTTCCGATGTCCGGGTGGCTGGCGTTAGGATATTTGATCATCTTTGCCACAGCTCTCGGGCAACAGGCCTGGCTATATGGGGTGCAGGGGGTTGGTCCTTCGAGAGCCGGGGTATTTGTGAATCTCATTCCGGTATCGGCCCTCTTGTTGTCGGCGCTCATACTCGGCGAAGCGATCGGTGTTCGCGAGGTGACAGGCATTGCTCTCATCCTCGCAGGGGTTTGGTTGGTCGGCAAACAGTCGGCGCAACTCAAGGGGGCGAAATAGTTCCCATCTGCGGTGTCCTCCGTGATCCGAAGGAGTCAGATGAGCAGCGACATCGACGGCTTTGGCGACGCTGGGTTGAGCAGGGTTGCCGTTATTTCAACAAGGTCCGACGGGATCATTACCGGTTTCAGTCAGGCTGCCGAACGCTTGCTTGGCGTGAGCGCGGAGAAAGTCGTTGGTCATCTCACGCCGGCTGCGTTTCACGATCCTCTGGAGTTGGAGGCACGGCGACGCATCATCGCGGCTCAAGGTGGACCAGAGAATGAGGGCCTGTTTGGAGTATTGGTAGGACTGGTCCACGTCGGGCAGATGCTGGAGGAGGAGTGGACGTATCTCGATGGGAGTGGATGCCGCATCCCAGTGCGTCTGTTCGTGAATGCGCTGCCGGACGAACATGGAGATATCGTGGGCTATTGTCTTGTCGTCAAGGATCGTCGCGAACAATTGCAGGCAGAGGCATTGCTTCGACGGCAGGCGAAATTGCTCGATTTGGCCAACGACGCGATTCTGGTTCGAGACCTGGTGAATGATACCATTACGTATTGGAATGACGGTGCGATGCGGTTGTATGGATGGAGGCCTGAGGAGGCGTTGGGGGCGTACATCCATGAGTTCTTAAGTACGATTTTTCCGCGCCCCCTGGAAGAGATCAAGCGGGAGTTCTTGCAAGAGGGGTTCTGGCGGGGAGAATTGGTTCATACAACCCGTGCAGGACGGACCATTACCGTATCGAGCCGCTGGACCCTCCTACACGATTCATCTGGAACCCCGAGCGGAAGTCTCGAGCTGAATACCGACATCACCGAACAGAAGCGGACGCAGGAGGCCTTGCGGAACGCACATGAGCAGTTGGAGGTGCGGGTCCTAGAACGGACGGCGGCCTTGCGCGAAGCCAACGAACGATTGCGCGTGCTGTCTCGCCGGCTGATGGAAATTCAAGAGTCGGAACGTCGTGCGATTGCCCGTGATTTGCATGATGAAATTGGGCAAGCCCTGACGGCCATCAAGCTCAATCTGCGAGAAATCCGTACCTTGCCCAATAGCGAATCCGTTGAAAATCAGATCGTGGATAGCCTGGAGATTCTTGGGCAGGTGTTGCAACATGTCCGCAGTTTGGCCCTAGATTTACGACCGGCGCTTTTGGACGAGTTGGGTTTGGGCCCGGCTCTCCGATGGTATGTCCGCCGGCAGGCGGAGCGTGCCGGATGGGACGCGTTGGTGTCTCCAGAGGGACTCACGGGCCGGCCCTCGCCGGAGGTTGAGATCGCCTGTTTCCGGCTGGCGCAGGAGGCCTTGACCAATGTCGCGCGCCACGCGCAGGCAAGCAAGGTGGAAGTGAGATTGGAGCACTCGCCCCAAGCCTTGACATTGGTGATTCGGGACAACGGAGTCGGGTTTGATGTGGAGACGGTTCGGACAGGCGCCAGGGCCGGCACCAGTGTCGGGTTGTCGGGAATGGAGGAACGGGTTCAACTTGCCGGGGGAAAGGTCACGATTACGTCCGCTCCCGCTGCAGGGACGGAGATTCGTGCCTCGTTTCCCACCGAGATGGCATCGGAAAGCCGTGGGGAAGCCCTCCCATGAACAAGATCCGCGTACTACTGGCTGAGGATCATACGTTGGTGCGAGCCGGATTTCGGGCATTGCTGGAGAAGCTGGACAAAGTTGAGGTTATCGGCGAGGTGAGTGATGGCCGAGAGGCGGTGAGGGTTGCGAAGGATCTGAAGCCTGATGTGGTCCTGATGGATATCGCGATGTCGGGGATGAATGGGCTGGAGGCGACCAGTCGTATGCGGCTGGAATGTCCGACTGCACGCGTGATCATGCTGACGATGTATACGAATGAAGAGTATCTCAAAGAGGCGTTGCGCGCCGGCGCATCCGGCTACCTGCTGAAGGACGCGGACCGTCAGGAACTCGAACTCGCTCTCAAGGCGGTGTGTCGAGGAGAAACCTATTTGACCTCCGCCATGGCCAAGTTCACATTGGATGTGTATTCCCGTCAGGGGCACGCCGCGATCGGTCCATTGAGCAAACTGACCGGGCGTCAACGGGAAATTCTTCAGTTGATTGCCGAGGGCAGCTCGACAAAGCAGATTGCTCATCGTCTCGATCTCAGTGTGAAAACCGTAGAGACGCATCGAGCCCAGCTGATGGAACGATTGGAGATTCACGATGTCCCTGGATTGGTTCGACTAGCCATCAGGACTGGACTCGTCGGTGCTGATAAGTAGCTGAATCAAAAGAGATATATTGCTTGCTTTTCGCGGAGGCTTCTGGTGTTCTTCTCAGGGAAAATGGTTCAATGCCTCAGGAAATCCCCGATGATGATATTTTCGCTGATATGCTAGTGTGACGCCTTAATACGAGGTGCGTGCCGTGTATCCTTTATTGGCAGAACATTCGCCAATCCGCCCGTCTCGACTTCCTTCTACCGTACAGGTTTTCTTATGAAGAAACTGCGGATTGCCGTAATCGGAACCGGGGCATTCGCTGAAACCTGCCATGTGCCCGGGCTCCGGTCCCATCCGCAGGCTGAGGTTGTTGCGTTGTGTGGGAGAGATGTTACGCGGACTCAGGCCATGGCCCAGCGGCTCGGGGTGCCGGAAATCTCAGTTGAGTACGAGGACCTGTGTGAACGACAGGACATCGATGCGATAACCATCGCCACTCCGAATGTGGTTCATGCGGTTCAGGCCAAAGCGGCCTTTGCGTCAGGGAAACATGTCTTCTGTGAAAAGCCTCTTGGGATGAATGCGCAGGAGGCGGCGGAAATGCTGCAAGCCGCGGAGGCCGATTGCTTAATCCATCAGACAGCATTTACCTATCGATATTTGTACGGTGTACAGGAGTTGAAACGGCGAATTCGTCTTGGGGACATCGGTGAACCCTACCATGTGCGGGTGCAGTATGCGTCATGGGATGGGGTAAGGCCGGACTCGAAGATTGGGTTTCGGGAGAAGTTGGTATGCGCCGGAGCTGGTGTGTTGTACGACGTTGGGTCGCACCTGTTCGATCTTGTCGGATTTGTCTTGGGGCCGATCGAGGCGGTTGCCGGCAGCACCGTCATGGTCCCGCGAGAACGAATCGATGCGAAAACTGGTGTGCTGGCACAGGTTGAAACGGATGACATTGCATCGGCGTGGTTCGCCTGTCGGGATGGGATTCAGGGGCAACTCTTTGCGAGTCGTGCCACGCCCAATTCCGGAGACCGGGCGTACATCGAGGTCGTTGGACGAGAAGGTGCGTTACGAGCGTCCTTGAGTCGCGGGTCCATAGACGTCTTACGCGCGTCCCGCTCGACGTATCCAAGTTGGACGCTTGTTCCCCTGCCAAGGGAGGCTTCGGATGGCGCCCCTCATTGTCTTGGCTTGATGATGAGGAGTTTTGTAGATGCCTGTTTGCGTGGGCACTTGAACCCGGACGTGGATGCGTCATTTTATGATGGTTTGGCTGTTCAGCGCGCGATGGATGCTGTGCAGGAATCTTCATCTCGGCCGAACTGGATTTCGTTGGAAACCGGCCTGCGTTGCGGTCTTTCGGAGGAGTAGTTCTGCCGCGTCCTCGTGGGTTCGGCAGGCAGAGCACCGTACGCTCCGCTTGTGTCTGAAGAATCGAGAGCGTGCAGTTCTTGAAGTCCCTTGAGGTGTGAAGTTGTGGAGGAAGCCATCTTCAACAGGAAGAGGGCGTTGGGGGCACTCACAGACATGGGGCAAATAACACCATGAGCCACGGTCCATTTGTTCCAACGGAGCAGAGTGTGAGTAAGCCGGCCAGCCAGCCTCTATCCCGTCCGCTCGTGAGCGTGGTAATTCCCACCTATAAACGCGCAAAATTGCTTGAGATGGCCATTGTTTCAGCATTCGCACAGGAAAAAGCCGGAGAATTGTTCGATCTGGAAGTGATCGTGGTCGACGATTGTTCGCCTGACAATACGGCTCAAGTGGCCGCTAAGTTCCCTGCCGTTCACTACGTGAAGTTACCCCAGAACCGAGGGGCCTCCGGTGCGCGGAATGCGGGGATCAAGCTTGCAAAAGGAAAATACATTGCACTGTTAGACGACGATGATGAGTTTCTTACTCACAAGTTGATGGTGCAAGTGCCACTGCTCGAGGCCCATCCTGAGATCGGTGTTATTTACGGGCAAAGTGTCGTAACCGGAGGTGAAACACCGCTACTGCTATGGCCGGAATGGGGACCGTCCGGGGATGTGTTCGAGGAATTCCTCACGAGAACGGATGATTTTTTGCATCCCCCCACGTGGCTGGTGCGACGTGAATTGTTTGAAGCGGCGGGGTTTTTTGACGAAAGCAAGGCCGGGATGGAGCACTATGACATGGCGCTGAGAATTGCAGCACGTACGCCATGGATGTTTCTGTCAGGGGGGCCGGTGGCTCGAGGCCGATATTCGCAACAGGGGCTGTGGTACAGCACCATCGCTGATGGGACCAATGAGCAACAGCTCCCCAAGATCGTCGAGGCGGCATTGGCCGGATTGCCGGCCACCACTCACGGTGATCAGATTCGCCACAGGGCAAGGGCTGCGGTTTGTGCCAGCATCGCTCATCAGCGTTGGTGGGCGGGCGGTGGATTGGAGCCGACGCGCACGCACCTGCTCGCATCACTGCGCGGTACGCCATCCTTTCTGACGGAGCCGGTCGTGATCGATTGGTTGAAACGAGTTGCCTGCGCGCTCGCTACGTCATCCGAACATCCGGTCCAAGCGGTAAAAACCTTCTGGGAGGACATTTCCCGTGCTGTTGCCGGAGCTCCGGTCATTCACCGTGCCTTACTGCGCCGATTGTTGGGCGAACTGCTTGCAGCCGCGGCAATCAGTATGAAACAAGGTTCCCCCCGAATGTCTCCATTGGTCGCCCTTAACGCTGTCCTCAATGATCCAGGGTATTGGCTCCAGCCATCACGTCTTCTCTCCTTCTGCCGCGCGTGGACTCGAGAGCCTTCCTCTTCAAGCGGTCATGACACGGCCTCAGTTTCCTAGCCCATGTTTCGCCCGGGGCGCCTGGAGCGTTGACGAGGCATGACACTAAGCATCATCATCCCCTGCCGCAATGCTACGTCCACCATCGCTGAAACGCTTCATGCCTTGGCTATGCAAACATGGCCTGCGCCGTGGGAATTGATTGTTTCGGACAATGGCTCCACCGACAATGTGGCTCACGTGCTGGAGCAATGGAAGACCCGGATACCAGTGATTCGGCTGGTGGACGCTTCAAGGCGGCGAGGGGCCGCGCATGCAAGAAACGAAGGGGTCAAAGCCGCAAAGGGCGAGTGGATTTTGTTTTGCGACGCAGATGATGTCCCAGGCCCAGGGTGGGCGGCTGCGATGGCGACCGCGTTAAACGGGAATGGTTTCATTGCCTCCCGTTTGGAATTTGACGCATTGAATGCCCCTCGGCTACGGGTCGCGCGAGGCTGTACCCAAGTGGCGGCGCTGCAACGGTTCAACTTTTTGCCGTTTCCGCATGCGGGGGCCGGAACGTTGGGCATCCATCGCTTGTTGCATGATGAAATCGGGGGATTTGATGAAGCGATTCCGATCTGCGAGGACATTGATTACTGTATGCGAGTTCAACGGCTAGGCACGGGGTTGACATTTGTCCCGGATGCAGTGCTCCATTGCCGTCTTCGGACAAATCGCAAAGGTGTCTATGCCCAGGCGTCGCTCTATGCTGAATATGAAGTGTACTTGTATAAGAAATATGGAGCCGGCTCACCGTGGGAGGCCTGGCGCTGGCGCAAATATGTTCAAGTCTGGCGTCAATTGTTCAAGCGAATGCCGGAATTGCTTCGCACACCTGAGGGAAAGACGATGATGGCCTGGCGTCTGGGCCGTCAAATGGGACTTTTGAAAGGAAGTCTTCGATTTGGTGTATCTCCCGTCATGGTCGAGTAACATTCGGCAAAGGTCATGAATCCTACATCTGCTCTCGCGGCTTCAGTCAGAAAAGTTTTGGGCAGCCTCAGCCGTGTCGTC
This window encodes:
- a CDS encoding response regulator transcription factor → MLTVNVLDESPTVKSTLRILLADDHALLRRGLKEFLQDFLSGDGHTPYIAETGTAHHAIEQIRSAEWDLVILDLNLPDMPGLEVLRILKSMQPGLPVLVVSIYSEEHYASRAVRAGALGYLTKETGPEELRAAVSRILHGGSYVPSPHTDQQQEGFSNRNPPYANTLPAGLSDREIEVLQWIAQGRRLTEIAEHLNLSIKTVSTYRSRLLIKLGMRTTAELIRYALDQQLV
- a CDS encoding carboxypeptidase M32 yields the protein MKTLATLEPLTQRLLEIRRIQSAASVLSWDQETYMPAGGGTARAEQIATLEGLAHEKFVSPEVDTLLAGWVDPATGQAAEGWDEPSRSLLRETWRDFSRAKKLPSAFVVRLSRECSLAQQAWVAAREESRFSKFLPSLRTIINLKREEAEYLGYRDSPYDALLDTYEPGATIAQLTPLLTELRARLVPLLKKVQASTVTIDNSCLHQRFDQARQIEFGRLVLVAMGYDFERGRLDLSAHPFTTSFHPSDVRVTTRVFEHDLPSCLFSCIHEGGHGLYDQGLDPRYYGSPLGESVSLGFHESQSRLWENCVGRSHAFWHCFYPILQQTFSPELGGVPLDQFYAAINRATPSLIRVEADELTYNLHIMLRVEIEQALIEQRAQPDDLPGLWNEKMQSYLGIVPERDAEGVLQDVHWSMGAFGYFPTYTLGNLYSVQFFEQAKLELPQLEEEIAAGQLLPLRRWLEQKIHRWGRMFTPDHLARRVTGSGVTPEPFLRYLEKKYGDLYRL
- a CDS encoding class I SAM-dependent methyltransferase translates to MADLVLPDIESYAAACSQPETSVRQKLREETERTMESARMLVGPLEGAFLHLMTRLVRAERVLEIGMFTGYSALCFAEALPEQGRVVTCEVDEASAAVARRFFAQSPHGRKIDIRMGQALDTMANLTGRFDVIFIDADKVNYVHYYRRAMELLSPRGVILIDNVLWDGDVLLNPPPDDRTAAIQELNRIVAADARVTAVLATIRDGIWVITPQSRN
- a CDS encoding DMT family transporter, whose protein sequence is MDKPSAPAAYAALTTSALVWGGSIVGQKLALGAFSAVETSLLRGLGALMILIPLWWWTEGGRTTLTARDLQVLSLLGLGVLGNHLLTLFGLRYVGAATAGVIIGASPAITALLSSLLVRDVPFQAVAGGCAVSFAGVALVSGIGGNAPAGDNPWLGGTLVLLGLVSWALYSIGGRQVMERLSPLTVNWTTLLLSLVLQVPLLWSDQKLLVTGTSVVPMSGWLALGYLIIFATALGQQAWLYGVQGVGPSRAGVFVNLIPVSALLLSALILGEAIGVREVTGIALILAGVWLVGKQSAQLKGAK
- a CDS encoding PAS domain S-box protein, whose product is MSSDIDGFGDAGLSRVAVISTRSDGIITGFSQAAERLLGVSAEKVVGHLTPAAFHDPLELEARRRIIAAQGGPENEGLFGVLVGLVHVGQMLEEEWTYLDGSGCRIPVRLFVNALPDEHGDIVGYCLVVKDRREQLQAEALLRRQAKLLDLANDAILVRDLVNDTITYWNDGAMRLYGWRPEEALGAYIHEFLSTIFPRPLEEIKREFLQEGFWRGELVHTTRAGRTITVSSRWTLLHDSSGTPSGSLELNTDITEQKRTQEALRNAHEQLEVRVLERTAALREANERLRVLSRRLMEIQESERRAIARDLHDEIGQALTAIKLNLREIRTLPNSESVENQIVDSLEILGQVLQHVRSLALDLRPALLDELGLGPALRWYVRRQAERAGWDALVSPEGLTGRPSPEVEIACFRLAQEALTNVARHAQASKVEVRLEHSPQALTLVIRDNGVGFDVETVRTGARAGTSVGLSGMEERVQLAGGKVTITSAPAAGTEIRASFPTEMASESRGEALP
- a CDS encoding response regulator transcription factor, producing the protein MNKIRVLLAEDHTLVRAGFRALLEKLDKVEVIGEVSDGREAVRVAKDLKPDVVLMDIAMSGMNGLEATSRMRLECPTARVIMLTMYTNEEYLKEALRAGASGYLLKDADRQELELALKAVCRGETYLTSAMAKFTLDVYSRQGHAAIGPLSKLTGRQREILQLIAEGSSTKQIAHRLDLSVKTVETHRAQLMERLEIHDVPGLVRLAIRTGLVGADK
- a CDS encoding Gfo/Idh/MocA family oxidoreductase, with protein sequence MKKLRIAVIGTGAFAETCHVPGLRSHPQAEVVALCGRDVTRTQAMAQRLGVPEISVEYEDLCERQDIDAITIATPNVVHAVQAKAAFASGKHVFCEKPLGMNAQEAAEMLQAAEADCLIHQTAFTYRYLYGVQELKRRIRLGDIGEPYHVRVQYASWDGVRPDSKIGFREKLVCAGAGVLYDVGSHLFDLVGFVLGPIEAVAGSTVMVPRERIDAKTGVLAQVETDDIASAWFACRDGIQGQLFASRATPNSGDRAYIEVVGREGALRASLSRGSIDVLRASRSTYPSWTLVPLPREASDGAPHCLGLMMRSFVDACLRGHLNPDVDASFYDGLAVQRAMDAVQESSSRPNWISLETGLRCGLSEE
- a CDS encoding glycosyltransferase family 2 protein, with the protein product MSKPASQPLSRPLVSVVIPTYKRAKLLEMAIVSAFAQEKAGELFDLEVIVVDDCSPDNTAQVAAKFPAVHYVKLPQNRGASGARNAGIKLAKGKYIALLDDDDEFLTHKLMVQVPLLEAHPEIGVIYGQSVVTGGETPLLLWPEWGPSGDVFEEFLTRTDDFLHPPTWLVRRELFEAAGFFDESKAGMEHYDMALRIAARTPWMFLSGGPVARGRYSQQGLWYSTIADGTNEQQLPKIVEAALAGLPATTHGDQIRHRARAAVCASIAHQRWWAGGGLEPTRTHLLASLRGTPSFLTEPVVIDWLKRVACALATSSEHPVQAVKTFWEDISRAVAGAPVIHRALLRRLLGELLAAAAISMKQGSPRMSPLVALNAVLNDPGYWLQPSRLLSFCRAWTREPSSSSGHDTASVS
- a CDS encoding glycosyltransferase family 2 protein; amino-acid sequence: MTLSIIIPCRNATSTIAETLHALAMQTWPAPWELIVSDNGSTDNVAHVLEQWKTRIPVIRLVDASRRRGAAHARNEGVKAAKGEWILFCDADDVPGPGWAAAMATALNGNGFIASRLEFDALNAPRLRVARGCTQVAALQRFNFLPFPHAGAGTLGIHRLLHDEIGGFDEAIPICEDIDYCMRVQRLGTGLTFVPDAVLHCRLRTNRKGVYAQASLYAEYEVYLYKKYGAGSPWEAWRWRKYVQVWRQLFKRMPELLRTPEGKTMMAWRLGRQMGLLKGSLRFGVSPVMVE